One Hydrogenophaga crassostreae genomic region harbors:
- the fliG gene encoding flagellar motor switch protein FliG, producing MEDQGIQDAAIFLMSLGEEEASEVFKHFSPKEVQKLGEAISAMRSVPRERVQEVMGKFTDEAASQSLLVSDTNGYVKSVLRRALGDDKASLLIDRIMQGSDVSGIESLKWMDPLSIAELLRNEHPQIVAAILVHLESDLTAGVLKNFTERSRNEVMLRIATLEGIQPTALNDLNEVLYKVLAGGDKVRKSSLGGVQTAADILNLLGNAIEGTVIESIRLLDNDLAQKITDKMFTFEDLLKLDNKSVQMILKEVSTDALVVSLKGSSVELRELILSNMSSRAAEGLREDLESRGPIRLSEVEGQQKEILKIVRRLSDEGSVVLGGGGDDGFV from the coding sequence ATGGAAGACCAAGGCATTCAAGACGCAGCCATTTTCCTCATGTCGCTGGGCGAGGAAGAGGCGTCCGAGGTGTTCAAACACTTCAGCCCCAAAGAAGTTCAGAAACTGGGCGAAGCCATCTCGGCCATGCGCTCGGTTCCACGCGAGCGGGTGCAAGAGGTGATGGGCAAATTCACCGACGAAGCGGCCTCCCAAAGCTTGCTGGTATCCGACACCAACGGTTATGTGAAATCGGTGTTGCGGCGCGCCCTGGGCGATGACAAGGCCTCGTTGCTGATCGACCGCATCATGCAAGGCAGCGACGTCTCGGGCATCGAAAGCCTGAAATGGATGGACCCGCTGTCCATCGCCGAACTGCTGCGCAATGAGCATCCGCAGATCGTTGCGGCCATTCTGGTTCACCTTGAAAGCGACCTGACCGCCGGTGTGCTGAAAAATTTCACCGAGCGAAGCCGCAACGAGGTGATGCTGCGCATTGCCACGCTGGAGGGCATTCAACCCACCGCACTCAATGACCTCAACGAAGTGCTCTACAAGGTTCTGGCCGGTGGCGACAAAGTGAGAAAGTCATCGCTGGGCGGCGTGCAAACCGCCGCCGATATTCTGAACCTGCTGGGCAACGCCATTGAAGGCACAGTGATCGAATCGATACGCCTGCTCGACAACGATCTGGCCCAGAAGATCACAGACAAGATGTTCACCTTCGAAGACCTGCTCAAGCTGGACAACAAGTCGGTGCAGATGATTCTGAAAGAGGTGTCTACCGACGCCCTGGTGGTCTCGCTCAAAGGCTCCAGCGTGGAACTGCGCGAACTCATTCTGTCCAACATGTCCAGTCGGGCTGCCGAAGGTCTGCGCGAAGATCTGGAGTCCCGCGGACCGATCCGCCTGTCCGAGGTCGAGGGTCAGCAAAAGGAAATTCTCAAGATCGTCCGTCGCTTGTCCGACGAAGGCTCGGTGGTACTGGGTGGAGGCGGTGATGATGGCTTCGTCTAA
- a CDS encoding FliH/SctL family protein, with protein sequence MMASSNKSSPKTSPHSRFIPREEIDQVAAWHFSAIGGVTEPAPLMDDENTESDDMLAMHQAVHEAREQAFAEGYAQGHDTGAQEVRDALEAATLKHNSELAERMAQVLKTMAEDLLDKEQDMARQILELSCEIARQVVRQEIRTNPRLLRPVIGEALEMIVDDGLPASVHMHPDDLARMHDALTKTLGESAPDFVGDASISPGGCIIHTPTTSVNATIEKRWARAVGNLGLSIEWASEVVND encoded by the coding sequence ATGATGGCTTCGTCTAACAAGTCTTCGCCCAAGACCAGCCCGCACTCGCGCTTCATTCCGCGCGAGGAGATCGATCAGGTGGCGGCCTGGCACTTTTCTGCCATTGGCGGGGTGACAGAGCCGGCACCGTTGATGGACGATGAGAACACCGAATCCGATGACATGCTCGCCATGCACCAGGCGGTGCATGAGGCCCGTGAGCAGGCCTTCGCTGAAGGCTATGCGCAAGGCCATGACACAGGCGCTCAAGAGGTCCGCGATGCGCTCGAAGCCGCCACGCTGAAACACAACAGCGAACTGGCCGAGCGCATGGCTCAGGTCCTCAAGACCATGGCCGAGGACCTGCTCGACAAAGAACAGGACATGGCGCGCCAGATTCTGGAGCTGTCATGCGAAATCGCACGCCAGGTGGTGCGCCAGGAAATCCGGACCAACCCAAGGTTGCTGCGTCCGGTGATCGGCGAGGCACTGGAAATGATCGTGGACGACGGTTTGCCCGCCAGCGTGCACATGCACCCCGACGATCTCGCCCGCATGCACGACGCACTGACCAAAACACTCGGCGAGAGTGCCCCCGACTTCGTGGGCGACGCCAGCATCTCACCCGGTGGCTGCATCATTCACACGCCGACCACCTCGGTCAACGCCACCATCGAAAAGCGCTGGGCCAGAGCCGTTGGCAACCTGGGCCTGAGCATCGAGTGGGCATCGGAGGTGGTCAATGACTGA
- the fliI gene encoding flagellar protein export ATPase FliI: protein MTEPVDRWSQFLKDAQVSAGTPNTLEVSGTLTRLAGLVLEAIGLRVPVGSQCLISNGAKEPVLAEVVGFSNDRAYLMPAGDTHGLSSGAKVTPLAPYRVIPRIGQINKPPEASERGALRLPLGKGLLGRVVDSHGKPLDHKGPITNVDIEPMDRAPLNSMDRDPVRLPLDTGVRAINALLTVGRGQRIGLFAGSGVGKSVLLGMMARYTKADVIVVGLIGERGREVKEFIEDILGEEGRKRSVVVAAPADAPPLVRMQGASYATAIAERFRDDGLHVLLLMDSLTRYAMAQREIALAIGEPPATKGYPPSCFAKLPQLVERSGNGLNGVGSITAFYTVLSEGDDQQDPIADAARAILDGHIVLSRALAESGHYPAIDVEASASRVMHNVASPAHLELARKFRGHYSRYLRSRDLIQLGAYASGSDPEVDRAIVLYPALQRFLLQDMGEAATLGNSLHQLAVALQEEPADRDATRKAHRPQNNPYKEGAA, encoded by the coding sequence ATGACTGAGCCGGTTGACCGCTGGAGCCAGTTCCTCAAGGATGCGCAGGTGAGCGCTGGCACACCCAACACCCTGGAGGTCAGCGGCACCCTGACGCGCCTGGCGGGTCTGGTGCTGGAAGCCATCGGGCTGCGCGTACCGGTGGGCTCACAATGCCTGATCAGCAACGGTGCCAAGGAGCCCGTGTTGGCCGAAGTGGTGGGTTTCTCCAACGACAGGGCCTATCTCATGCCAGCCGGCGATACCCACGGGTTGTCCAGTGGCGCCAAAGTCACGCCGCTGGCCCCCTACCGCGTCATTCCCCGCATCGGACAAATCAACAAACCGCCAGAAGCCAGCGAACGGGGCGCTTTGCGCCTGCCCCTGGGCAAGGGCTTGCTGGGCCGGGTCGTTGACTCACACGGCAAACCGCTCGACCACAAGGGGCCGATCACCAATGTGGACATCGAGCCCATGGACCGCGCGCCGCTCAACTCCATGGACCGCGATCCGGTTCGCCTGCCGCTGGACACCGGTGTGCGCGCCATCAACGCGCTGCTGACCGTGGGCCGTGGCCAGCGCATCGGTCTGTTTGCCGGCTCTGGCGTGGGCAAAAGCGTGTTGCTGGGCATGATGGCCCGTTACACCAAGGCCGATGTGATTGTGGTCGGTCTGATTGGTGAACGCGGTCGCGAGGTGAAAGAGTTCATCGAAGACATCCTGGGTGAAGAAGGCCGCAAGCGATCCGTTGTGGTCGCCGCGCCTGCCGATGCACCGCCTCTGGTTCGCATGCAGGGAGCCAGCTACGCCACAGCCATCGCCGAACGCTTTCGGGACGATGGCCTGCATGTGCTGCTGCTCATGGACTCTCTGACCCGCTATGCCATGGCACAGCGTGAAATCGCGCTGGCCATTGGCGAACCCCCTGCCACCAAGGGTTACCCACCGTCGTGCTTTGCCAAGCTGCCCCAGCTGGTGGAGCGCAGCGGCAACGGTCTCAATGGCGTGGGCTCGATCACGGCCTTCTACACCGTGCTTTCGGAAGGCGACGACCAGCAAGATCCGATTGCCGACGCCGCGCGTGCCATCCTGGATGGCCACATCGTGCTTTCGCGCGCGCTGGCCGAATCTGGTCACTACCCCGCCATCGATGTAGAAGCCTCGGCATCAAGGGTGATGCACAACGTGGCCTCGCCGGCCCATCTGGAGTTGGCGCGCAAGTTCCGTGGCCACTACTCGCGCTACCTGCGCAGCCGCGATCTGATTCAGCTCGGCGCTTATGCCTCGGGCAGCGATCCGGAAGTTGACCGCGCCATCGTTCTCTACCCCGCCTTGCAGCGCTTCTTGCTGCAAGACATGGGCGAAGCCGCCACACTGGGCAACAGCTTGCACCAGCTCGCCGTCGCCTTGCAAGAAGAACCCGCCGATCGAGACGCCACAAGAAAGGCGCACCGTCCCCAGAACAACCCCTATAAAGAAGGCGCAGCATGA
- the fliJ gene encoding flagellar export protein FliJ — protein sequence MSNMKTLHKVVEIAEKRRKDALLALGQQQREWQIANEQMVQLQAYVQEAEQRWELRSGTGVDAAMLHHHRHFMQKILHAIEFQRGVLNERQARVDQGQAQVFAAERDVAGLRKYTERKEMARASLLERQEQKATDEMALNIHLRQRLAMQSRGLQA from the coding sequence ATGAGCAATATGAAGACGCTCCACAAAGTGGTCGAAATCGCCGAGAAGCGCCGCAAGGACGCGCTGCTGGCACTTGGGCAACAGCAGCGCGAGTGGCAGATCGCCAATGAACAGATGGTGCAGCTGCAAGCCTATGTTCAGGAAGCCGAGCAGCGCTGGGAATTGCGCAGCGGCACCGGCGTTGACGCCGCCATGCTGCATCACCACAGGCACTTCATGCAGAAGATCCTGCACGCCATTGAATTCCAGCGGGGCGTGCTCAACGAACGCCAGGCACGGGTAGACCAGGGGCAGGCCCAGGTGTTTGCCGCCGAGCGCGATGTGGCGGGCCTGCGCAAGTACACCGAGCGCAAGGAAATGGCCCGGGCGTCTCTGCTGGAACGCCAGGAACAAAAGGCCACCGACGAGATGGCTCTCAACATCCACTTGCGGCAACGACTCGCCATGCAATCACGGGGACTGCAAGCATGA